Proteins encoded by one window of Cannabis sativa cultivar Pink pepper isolate KNU-18-1 chromosome 4, ASM2916894v1, whole genome shotgun sequence:
- the LOC133036901 gene encoding uncharacterized protein LOC133036901: MAKTRSKQQGKSKAYVNKPRKKGPNSESDVIRTKKMDAVLGIAPLELSEEDEEPEDAMAENNRSDGCSDFFRAPLSPTASLNEIKRTEEARSVFLQFVHANNQCNSSLGQGMSSIPPVLRSGSIVKNLDQSFVRSERPNKVKINFEDIEDEVNFWSPSIVCYVLGSNPPLHILEGFAKRIWTDKVDKVKLLAFGIFLIRFNTMEIRDQVLNGGYIFFNKRPVIMKPWDPNTNFRKEDVKQVPIWVHLEDLELKYWGQKSLFKIVGQVGKPIMVDSVTRERERLNFPRILIEVQMNQELPNLLEFEDEYGSVCHVGIQYEWKPITCSNCSGLGHKTEDCRNGSKAKQEWVIKEDHRKANPIVDNEGFQAVSKGKRVKEHGQVSTRKVQNGFQALADNEELGNGDCELVAAGPVADAAVIDSSFETYLTVVYGANDNEGRKLLWADLCELSTKDNWLVMRDFNAILAKEERVGHRVCYHPDTDFIQCVQQCQLEDVKATGCYFTWSNKQQGKDRIVSKIDRISANQEWLDKYPNAEAMYLNEGTFDHSPAILSLHPKWKSGRKPFKYFMMWSSPKYVEKVSEVWQKEKRGTRMYQLMSKLKELKAILKEINREGFSDVHAQFEQSKADLNDLQDKLQQGSSEC, translated from the exons ATGGCCAAAACTAGGTCGAAACAACAAGGGAAATCGAAAGCGTATGTTAACAAACCAAGAAAGAAAGGCCCTAATTCAGAATCAGATGTCATTCGGACGAAGAAGATGGATGCTGTTCTAGGAATTGCTCCCCTGGAGCTTtctgaagaagatgaagagccAGAGGATGCGATGGCTGAGAATAATCGCTCAGATGGATGTTCAGATTTCTTTCGAGCCCCTCTATCTCCCACTGCATCATTGAATGAGATCAAACGAACGGAGGAGGCTAGGTCAGTTTTTCTACAGTTTGTGCACGCGAATAACCAATGTAACAGTAGCTTGGGTCAAGGTATGTCTTCGATCCCTCCTGTGCTGCGTTCTGGATCTATTGTTAAGAATTTAGATCAGTCTTTTGTTAGATCTGAGAGGCCTAATAAGGTcaaaattaatttcgaagataTTGAAGATGAGGTGAATTTTTGGAGTCCCTCCATTGTATGCTATGTTTTAGGGTCTAATCCCCCTCTGCATATTTTGGAAGGATTTGCAAAAAGAATTTGGACTGATAAGGTTGACAAGGTGAAATTGCTTGCTTTTGGTATATTTCTTATTCGGTTCAATACAATGGAGATTAGGGATCAAGTGTTAAATGGAggttacatatttttcaataaacgTCCTGTGATCATGAAACCATGGGATCCTAACACAAATTTCAGGAAAGAAGATGTGAAACAAGTTCCCATTTGGGTGCATCTTGAAGACCTCGAACTCAAATACTGGGGCCAGAAATCCCTTTTCAAGATTGTTGGTCAAGTTGGAAAACCGATTATGGTTGACAGTGTGACAAGAGAGAGGGAGAGGCTGAATTTTCCAAGGATTCTCATTGAGGTTCAGATGAATCAAGAGCTTCCAAACTTATTGGAATTTGAAGATGAATACGGGTCGGTTTGTCATGTGGGAATCCAGTACGAATGGAAACCTATAACATGTTCAAACTGTTCTGGATTGGGACATAAGACTGAGGACTGCAGGAATGGTAGCAAGGCAAAACAGGAATGGGTTATAAAAGAAGATCATAGGAAAGCTAATCCTATTGTTGATAATGAAGGTTTTCAGGCAGTGAGTAAAGGGAAAAGAGTCAAAGAGCATGGACAAGTTTCGACCAGAAAGGTGCAGAATGGGTTCCAAGCACTGGCTGATAATGAAGAGTTGGGAAATGGTGACTGTGAGTTAGTTGCAGCAGGACCCGTGGCTGATGCAGCAG TAATTGATAGTAGTTTTGAGACCTATTTGACAGTGGTGTATGGGGCCAATGACAATGAGGGAAGGAAACTTTTATGGGCTGACTTGTGTGAATTGAGTACTAAGGATAATTGGCTTGTCATGAGGGACTTTAATGCTATATTAGCCAAAGAAGAAAGAGTGGGACATAGAGTTTGTTATCATCCTGATACAGATTTTATACAGTGTGTTCAGCAGTGTCAACTTGAGGATGTCAAAGCAACAGGCTGCTACTTTACATGGTCGAACAAACAACAAGGAAAAGACAGAATAGTTTCCAAGATAGATAGAATTTCAGCCAATCAAGAGTGGTTGGATAAATATCCAAATGCTGAGGCAATGTACTTGAACGAAGGCACCTTTGATCACAGTCCAGCTATTTTGTCTTTGCACCCGAAATGGAAAAGTGGGAGAAAACCTTTTAAGTATTTTATGATGTGGTCATCTCCTAAGTATGTTGAAAAGGTTTCGGAAGTCtggcaaaaggaaaagagagGGACCAGGATGTATCAGTTGATGAGCAAATTGAAAGAGCTAAAGGCTATACTCAAAGAGATTAATAGAGAAGGTTTTTCGGATGTTCATGCTCAGTTTGAGCAATCAAAAGCTGATCTAAATGACCTGCAAGATAAGCTACAACAGGGATCCTCTGAATGCTGA